The Pseudomonas sp. SCB32 DNA window ATCAAGCGCCTCTCGGACAACCGCGACGACCTGGTGATCATGTCCCTGGTGCCCCAGGACATGGCCCTGGAGTTCCTGCCCTTCCTGAACAACCCGATCATCGCGGTGGCACCGCCGGATCACCCACTGTGCAACGCCGCCAAGCTCTCCCTGAAGGACCTGGAGCCCTATCCGCTGCTGGTCCGCGAACCCGGCTCGGGCACGCGCAAGGCCTGCGAGGAACACTTCCAGCAGAAGCGCGCGCACTTCCCGCAGACGCTGGAATTCGCCTCGCTGGAGGGTTCACGGGAAGGGGTATTGGCCGGCCTTGGCCTGGCGCTGCTGCCGCGCCATGCGGTGAGCCGCGAGCTGCACTCGGGCCTGCTGCGCGAGCTACCGGTGGAAGAGTTGCCGCTCTACCGCAGCTGGTGTCTGGTGCATGCCCGCGGCAAGCGCCTGAGCCCAGTGGCCCAGGCGTTCGTCACCTTCATCCGTGAAGAGCGGGCGCTGATCAGCCAGCTGGCCGAACGCTTCGCCGGCCCGCCCGCGCAGAAGTGAGGTAGGCGGCGGCGATCAGATCGGGGTAATCGGAGGTTTCCACGGCGAGGCGTTGCGCCTCCATGCGGTCTTCGATGGCGCGACGGAACTGCATGCGCCGCTGGTCTTCAATCTTGCGGCGGGTCTTGGCGTCCAGTTGGAGCTGGGTGTCGTCGATATGGCGGGGCATCTCGCATCTCCCAAGGCCGAAGGGCTGGAGACGCCAGCATGCTGACGACGGATGACCGTTTGACGACGTGGCGGTGAAGCGCCGGTGACGCCGACGAGTGGTCGGCGGGATGAACTTTGTAGGAGCTAGCTTGCTCGCGAACCGCTCAGCTCCAGGCCTCGCAGTTAGCCCTGTTCGCGAGCAAGCTCGCTCCTACGAAAAACGAAAAGCGCTCAGGACGCCTCTTCCGGGCGCTCCTCGTGGCTCTTCACCACTTTCGGCGACAGACGCAGGCTACGCAGGCTGCGCTTCACGCTCTTGAGGTGATTGACCAGGTCCGGGCCGCGAGCCATGGCCACGCCCATCGCCAGCACGTCGATCACCACCAGGTGGGCGATACGCGAGGTCAGCGGCGTGTAGATGTCGGTGTCTTCGTGTACATCCACGGCCAGGTTCACCGTGGCCAGGTCCGCCAGCGGGGTCTGGCTCGGGCACAGGGTGATCAGCGTGGCGCCGGCCTCGCGCACCAGGTTGGCGGTCACCAGCAGGTCCTTGGAACGGCCGGACTGGGAGATGCAGATGGCCACGTCCGAAGGCTTCAGGGTCACCGCCGACATGGCCTGCATGTGCGGGTCGGAGTAAGCCGCCGCCGAGAGCAGCAGGCGGAAGAACTTGTGCTGGGCATCCGCCGCCACCGCGCCGGAGGCGCCGAAGCCGTAGAACTCCACGCGCTGGGCATGGGCGATGGCCGCGATGGCGCGCTCCAGGGCGTGGGTGTCGAGGTGCTCACGGACCTCCATCAGCGAGTGCAGGGTGGTGTCGAAGATCTTCAGGCTGAAGTCCGCCACCGAGTCGGTCTCGTTGATCGAGAACTGGCCGAAGCTGGCGCCGGCGGCCAGGCTCTGCGCCAGCTTGAGCTTGAGGTCCTGGAAACCGCTGCAGCCGATGGCGCGGCAGAAGCGCACGATGGTCGGCTCGCTGACGCCAACGCCATGGGCGAGGTCCGCCATGGAGCTGTGCATGACCGATGCAGGGTCCTGCATCACGTGATCGGCAACCTTGAGCTCCGACTTGCGGAGCAGATGACGCGACTGGGCAATGTGCTGCAAAAGGTTCACAGGGGTAGGCTCGGTGATGATTGTCTGAGAATTCTGTAGTCTTGTTGTAGTTATACTACAAATCGACTCGCCAAGCCCAGGGAATAAGTCTTGAATACGCCCGCCAGCCTTAGTCTCCCCAGCTCCTGCGACATCCTGGTGTTCGGCGGTAGCGGCGACCTGGCCCTGCACAAGCTGCTGCCGGCGCTCTACCACCTGCACCGGGAAAACCGCCTGCCGGCCGACACGCGTATTTTCGCCCTCGCCCGCAGCAATCGCGACACCGCCTCCTACCTCGCCCTGGCCGAGCGCAACTGCCGCGCCCAGGTGGCGCGCAACGACTTTTCCGCCGAGGCCTGGCGCAGTTTTGCCCAGCGCCTGGAATACCTGGCGATGGACGCCTCGCAGAGCGCCGACTTCGGCCGGCTGGCCAAGGCGCTCAAGCGCAGCGAAGGCCGCGTGCTGGTGCATTACCTGGCCACCGCACCGAGCCTGTTCGCGCCGATCGCACAGAACCTGAAGGTCGCCGGGCTGGCCGGACCTCTGGCGCGCATCGTGCTGGAGAAGCCGCTGGGCCATTCGCTGGACTCGGCGCTGGCGATCAACCAGGCCATCGGCGAGGTGTTCGACGAATCGCGGGTATTTCGCATCGACCACTACCTGGGCAAGGAAACCGTGCAGAACCTGATGGCCCTGCGCTTCGCCAACACCCTGTTCGAGCCGGTGTGGCGCAACGGGCACATCGACCACGTGCAGATCACCGTCAACGAGACCCTGGGCGTGGAGAACCGTGGCGGCTACTACGACCACGCCGGGGCCATGCGCGACATGGTGCAGAACCACCTGCTGCAGCTGCTCTGCCTGGTGACCATGGAAGCGCCGGTACGCTTCGACGCCGAGGCGGTGCGCAACGAGAAGGTGAAGATTCTCCAGGCTCTCAGGCCGATTTCCGGACAGGACGTGCAGGACAAGACGGTGCGCGGCCAGTACACCGCCGGGTACATCGGCGGGCAGGAGGTACCGGCCTACTGGTTCGAGAAAAATATCGACAACGACAGCGATACGGAGACCTTCGTCGCCGTACAGGCCGAGATCGATAACTGGCGCTGGTCCGGCGTGCCTTTCTACCTGCGCACCGGCAAGCGCATGGCGAAGAAGTGCTCGGAGATCGTCATCCAGTTCAAGCCGGCACCCAACGGCCTGATCGGCAGTACCGCCAGCACGGCCAACCGCCTGTGGATAAGGTTGCAGCCCGAAGAGCGCATCAGCGTGCAGCTGATGGCCAAGGCACCGGGCAAGGGCATGCAGCTGGAGCCGGTGGAACTGGACCTCAACCTCGCCGAGGCCTTCAGCCGCAACAAGCGCCGCTGGGACGCCTACGAGCGCCTGCTGCTGGACGTGATCGAGGGCGACTCGACCCTGTTCATGCGCCGCGACGAGGTGGAAGCGGCCTGGAGCTGGGTCGACCCGATCCTTGCCGGCTGGCACGAGCACTACCAGAGCCCGCGCCCCTACCCCGCTGGCAGCAATGGGCCGGAGCAGGCGCAGACGCTGCTGGAGCTGCAGGGGCGCAAATGGCTGGAGTGAGGCTCCCGTAGGATAGGTAGAGCGCAGCGAAACCCATGCTGTCGGTGCGCGGGATTGATGGGTATCGCTTCGCTCCACACCATCCTACGAGGAGTTCGCCAGGCACATCGTCGCCAGAGCGTTCACATGATCCGTTGACCTCGCTCAGCACGCACAACCCGCGGATTTCCTAGAGTGGCGGCCTTTTTCCCACAACCCGCTCCGCCGCCATGTCCCACACTCCGTTTTCCCCCGAACTGCTCTGCCCCGCCGGCTCGCTGAAAAACCTGCGCCACGCCTTCGCCTATGGCGCCGACGCCGTCTACGCCGGCCAGCCGCGCTACAGCCTGCGGGTGCGCAACAACGAATTCGACCACGCCAACCTCGCCACCGGCATCAATGAAGCCCACGCCCTGGGCAAGCGCCTGTACGTAGTGGTGAACATCGCCCCGCACAACGCCAAGCTGAAAACCTTCCTGCAGGACGTGGAGTCGGTGATCACTCTCGGGCCGGATGCGCTGATCATGTCAGATCCCGGCCTGATCATGCTGGTTCGCCAGAATTTTCCCGAGGTTGATATCCATCTCTCGGTGCAGGCCAATGCGGTGAACTGGGCCAGCGTGGAGTTCTGGCGCCAGCAGGGCCTGAAGCGGGTGATCCTGTCCCGCGAGCTGTCGCTGGAGGAAATCGGCGAGATCCGCGAGCGTGTGCCCAGCATGGAGCTGGAAGTCTTCGTCCACGGCGCGCTGTGCATGGCCTATTCCGGCCGCTGCCTGCTGTCGGGCTACATCAACCGCCGCGACCCCAACCAGGGCACCTGCACCAATGCCTGCCGCTGGGAGTACAAGACCCACGCCGCCCACGAGGACGAGCTGGGCCATGCGGTGCGCAACGTCGAGCCGACCCTGGGCATCGGCGCTCCGAGCCGGGAAATCGTCCTGCTGGAGGAAGGCAATCGCCCTGGCGAGCTGATGGAGGCCTTCGAGGACGAGCACGGCACCTACATCATGAATTCCAAGGACCTGCGCGCCATCCAGCATGTGCAGCGTTTGACGCAGATGGGCGTGCATTCGCTGAAGATCGAGGGTCGGACCAAGTCCCACTACTACGTCGCCCGCACCGCCCAGGCCTACCGCAAGGCCATTGATGACGCCGTCGCCGGACGCGCCTTCGACCTCGGCCTGATGGACACCCTGGAGTCCCTCGCCCACCGCGGTTATACCGAGGGCTTCCTGCGCCGCCATGTGCATGACGAGTACCAGAACTACCAGTACGGCCACTCCCTTTCCGAGCGCCAGCAGTTCGTCGGCGAGTTCACCGGGGAGCGCCGCCACGGCCTGGCCGAGGTGCGGGTGAAGAATCGCTTCGAGGTGGGCGACAGCGTCGAGCTGATGACCCCGGCCGGCAACCGTACCTTCCGCCTGCAGGCGTTGGAGAACAATCGGGGCGAGTCCATCAGCGTCGCGCCGGGGGATGGGCATGTGGTCTATCTGCCGGTGCCCGAGGGGCTGGACCTGCAATACGCGCTGCTGATGCGCAACCTCAACGGCGGGAACACGCGGGATGCGCGGGAGCCGGCTGCGGCAGAAGGCTGCGGGAACGATTGCGGCAAGTGCGGGTGTGGCGGGAGCTGACCGGTCGGCCGCCCCTGCTACCGGAACAACCGTCGAAACGCCCGCAGGATGGCGTGGAGCGCAGCGATACCCATCAATCCCGTGCACCGGCAGCATGGGTATCGCTGCGCTCCACCCATCCTACGCAAACAATGCCAGCCCGAACCCACCGGCCTCACGGATTCTGCAGAAACACCACATACCCCCTGAACCACGGACTCCGCGCCAGATAGTCCGGCGCCTGCCACTCCCCGTACTGCGCCAGCCCGATGCGGAACGGCAGCTGCAATCGGGCCACGCGCGGCAGATAGGCCTGGTAGTTGGGAATGGTGTGCCGGCCCTGGTAGGTCTGCACCACCACTTCATCTACGACGCCGGCCAGTCGGTTGATGGTTTCAGGCGCACCGTTGCTGCCCCAGTCCATCAGGCCGGTGATGCTCAGCCGGCAATCCGCCGGCAGGCGCTTGCGCAGGTCCTGGAGGAAGTCGACGTACTCACCCAGGTAGCGCGTGCGCGCATCGAAGTCGATCTGCACACCCACCACCGGATTGCCGGCGGCGCGCCAGCGGCGCAGCTGGGCCAGCAGGGTGCGGTAGATGTCCTCGTGCCAGCGCAGGGTATGGGCGCGGTAGACCACCCAGACTTCGCCCTGCGACAGGCGCGGAATGGCGATGCCCTGGGCGATCAGCCGGGCGTTGCCGTTCTTGTAGCGCGGCGCGCTGACCTGGCCCTGCAGCACGTAGAGGGTGCGCGCCTGGGCCAGCACCGGTTGCGCGGCGACGCCGCTCCACAGCCAGAAGGCATCGTGGTCGGCGGCATCCACCTCGCCGGCGACGGCCCCGGCGCTGCCCAGCAGCAGCGCCAGGGCGACCGCAACGGTGCGCAGCATCGGCTTACCAGTAGTACTTCAGCGCCTTCGCCCAGGGCGTGGCGGCGTGCTGGCTCTTGAGCGCACGGAACCACTGCTTGCGCTGCGACGGGGCGATGTCCTGGCTGCCGCAGCCGTTGAAGCCGCTGGGCGCGAAGCAGTTGATCGCGCGGAACAGCGCATAGGCGCGGTCGTCTTCCGGTGCCTGCTTGTCGGCGATGACCTTGAGGTAGCCATCCATGCGCGAATACGCGGTGCCGGCGAACAACGACTCGCTGCCGCCCAGCTCGCGCTCGCTCGGCGGGTTGTCCAGCGGGAAGCTGTCCAGGTTGTTGCGCAGGATGAACTCGCCCAGGCAGTTCAGCGCCTTCGGTGGCTGCGGGCTCTGTTGCAGGTCGCGAGCCACGTCGGCGATCGCCGGGCATTCGTAGCCGGTGTCGTTCTTGCCGCCCGGCCACTGGAACAGCGTCAGCGGCATGCTGCCGTAGAGGTAGCCGATGCTGGCGCCCAGCGGCTTGCTGGTCGGCTCGGCGGGCAGCAGCGCGAGGTCGTTGATGAAGGCCGGGTACTGGCCGTGCAGCAGGTCCTTGTAGAGCAGGGCGAACAGCGCGGTGTCGCGCTCCTCGATCGATGCCGAAGTGGAGCGCGCCTGCTGGCGCAGCAGCTCGGGGCTGGCGACGTGGCGCAGGAGAATCTCGCGGATGATCGGCGTCTGTACCGGCGAACCCTCGGCGAAGACCTTCACCAGGCGGTCGCTGCGCTCATAGTTGAAGGCCAGGGCCAGTTCGATCTGGTCGTGCTGCAGCGGCTGACGGGCCAGGGGCAGCAGGCGCAGCCAGAGCTTCTCGGCGCCCAGCCAGTCATTGCCGGCCTCCAGGGCAAAGCCACGCAGGGTCTGCTGGCTGAAAGCGAGGTAGTCGAGCTTCTCGGGGATGTCCTCGGGCAGATTCTTCAGCGCCTCGGCCGGCTTTTCCTCGACGTACAGCTGGTAAGCCGCGGTCAGGTAGTCGTGCAGCCCAGGTTGCTTGGCGAACAGCTCCTTTTGCCCTGCGAGGGCGGCGCTGTCCAGCGCGCGGGACTCGTTCGGCTCGTGATGGCGCATCTGCATCAGGTCGAGCACGGCCAGCAGGCGTGGATCGCTGACATCGGCCGGATGAGCAGTCACCAGCAGCTTGTTGTCGACTTCCTGGATCAGCGGGCCCAGGTCGCCCTCGGCGTCGCGACGGGCGAACAGCTCGGCGTACTCACCGGCCAGCCGGCCCTCATCGCTCATCAGCCAATAGATGCGGCGCAGCAGGCCCTTGGCCGAGGCGCTGTACTGGCCCTGTGGATAACGCTCGAGGTAGTCGCCCAGGCTCGCCTCGGCACTCTTCAGGACGTTCTTGTCGACCTTGCGCAGATCGGGGTAGCCCATGTCGTCGAAGGCGTTCTGCTGGGCCTCGTTGAGCTGGCTGCGGGCGACCATGTAGCGCGCGGTTTCCTGTACCCAGGACAGGTCGCTGTCCTGCAGGGCGCGAAAGGCCTTGAGCGCCTCGCCGAAGCGGCCGCTGTAGAACTCCGCCGCACCTTTGAGGTAAGTGGCGAACGCCTTGCCCGGCGCGGATTTCAGGTCGCCGGGCAGGATGACGGTGAGCCGCGTGTCGTCCCACTGGCAGGCCCCGAGCAGGGTCAGGCGGCCGCGCGCCAGGCTCTGCCGCTCCTCGGCGGACAGTCCTTCGACGAGCAGCAGCTGGCTCAGGAAGTCCTGGGCTGTGCTGGCGTTGTTGCTGCGGCAGCGGCTGCCTTCGCCGCTGGCGAAGCTGTCGGCGGACTGCGCCAGGCTGTCCGCCGGCAAGCCGATGCGCGCCACCAGGTCGGCCAGCGGCGCGGACGCCCGGGTAGCGTTCGCCGGACCCTCGCCATCGGTGGACGATCCATCCTCGAGCCACCTCGCCATGGGGAACGGCACCTTGCCGTAACCCAGCTGCTGCTCGTCATCGGAGAGCGGCCGGTCCGGGATATTCGCCTGGCCAGAATCGGCCAGCAGCAGCTGCAGGTTGATCCGGCTGTCATTGCCGGGGCTCAGGAACGGCAGGCTGTTGCACACGTCCAGCGTGTCGCGCTTGAGGTTCCAGCTCGGGTAACAGGAATCGTCGCTGCTCGCGCGCGCTTCCTGCACGCCGAGGCAGCCAATCGTCAGGGCCAGAAGGGTGAGTCCGTGCAGACGCATGGAGGGTCCTTGTCCGTTGGGGCCCGCACGTCGGGCGCGGGGGGTTGGTTCAGTGGGAAGAATCTTACCTCGCCGCCCTTGCACTTGCGCGCTTCTATCGTCGCAGGACGGTAAACGCCAGCGAGCGCACGCCAGAGCCTGCGACACGTTGTCCAACTGAGGACTTGTTTGCTCCGGCGCAAAGAAGATTCCGCCCCAGAGGGTATCTCTGTGCTCAACGACGCATCGTCCATTACGGAGAAGTACCCATGCATGATCAGGAAGAGATGTCCCTTTCCCGGCGCACCCTGCTGGCCGGCGCGGTGGTCCTCGGTGTCACCGGCTCGATGCTCGGCAGCACCCGGGCCTTCGCCAAGGGCGAGCCCGCACCGAAGAACATGGGGCCGGCGGCTGACCTGTCGACGCTGGAGCACGTCCAGATCGAGCTGGTCGCCCCACCCTTCGTCCACGCGCACGAGCAACGCGCCACGGGCAAGCCGCGCGTGGTCCAGTTCCGCATGGTGATCGAGGAGAAGAAGCTGGTCATCGACGACGACGGCACCGAGATCCACGCCATGACTTTCAACGGCTCGGTACCGGGACCGCTGATGGTGGTGCACCAGGACGACTACCTCGAACTCACCCTGGTCAACCCGGCCAGCAACACCCTGACCCACAACATCGACTTCCACGCCTCCACCGGCGCCCTGGGCGGCGGGGCGCTGACCATCATCCAGCCCGGCGAGGAGGTCAAGCTGCGCTTCAAGGCCACCCGCCCCGGCGTATTCGTCTACCACTGCGCACCGGGCGGGGCGATGATCCCCTGGCACGTGGTCTCGGGCATGAACGGCGCCATCATGGTGCTGCCGCGCGACGGCCTGAGGGACCGTAACGGCAAGCCGTTGAAGTACGACAAGGTGTTCTACATCGGCGAACAGGACTTCTACGTCCCGCGCGACAAGGACGGCAACTTCAAGCGTTACGCCAAGCCGATGGACGGCTACAACGACATGCAGGAAGTCATGAAGGGGCTGGTCCCCAGCCATATCGTGTTCAACGGCAAGGTCGGCGCCCTCACCGGCAAGAACGCGCTCACCGCCAACGTCGGCGAGACCCTGCTGCTGGTCCACTCCCAGGCCAACCGCGATACCCGCCCGCACCTGATCGGCGGCCACGGCGACCACGTCTGGGCCACCGGCAAGTTCAACAACCCCCCGGAGCAGGACCTGGAAACCTGGCTGATCCCCGGCGGTGCGGCCGGCGCATCGCTTTACACCTTCCTGCAGCCGGGCCTGTACACCTACCTCAACCACAACCTGATCGAGGCGGTCCTGCTGGGCGCCGCCGCCCACATCCAGGTCGAAGGCAAGTGGAACGCCGACCTGATGAGCCAGATCGAGCCGCCCACGGCGATCAAGTAAGGCCCACGGCCGGCCCGCAGGGGCCGGTCATTTCCCGGACAGCGCTTCGCCGGACCTCACCGCCATGCGCAAGACAACCCTGATCGGCGTCCCCATCGCATTGCTGATCGCCGCCACCACCCTGCTGCTACGGCCGCAGTACGACGCAGAGCTGGCGCCGGAAACCGTGAAGCTGGTGCCGCGCGCCTTCGACTTCCGCCCGGCCGGCGACTACTGGCTGGAAAAGCGCGCGGTCGACGCCCCGTCACAGCGTGAGCACCTGGCCCCTCGCTTCGAAGTCATGAAGTACCAGGTCAGCCAGGCCGAGTACGCCCGCTGCGTGGCCGACGGCGATTGCCTGACGCTGGACAGCAACAGTGGCAACGCGGCGAACGCGGACCTCCCGCAAACCGGCGCCAGCCTGCTGGATGCACAGCTGTATGCCGACTGGCTGTCGAAGCGCACCGGCCAGGACTGGCGCCTGCCCACCGACCGCGAATGGGCTTTCTTCGCCGGCGCGCGCTGGGCCGATGATGCCCTGCGCATCGAGGATGATGACGGCAGCAACCCGGCCAGGCGCTGGCTGGCCCGTTACCGCCTCGAAGCCGAAAGCCGCACCAGCGCCTCGGCAGTGCCACAGGCGCGCGGCAGCCACGGCCTGAACGAGTTCGGCGTGGCGGACCTGGGCGGCAACGTCTGGGAATGGACGCAAAGCTGTCACCAGCGGGTCAATCTCGACGCCCAGGGCGCCCTGACCGACCGCGCGGAGTACTGCTCGATCCGCATCGCCGAAGGCCGCCACCGCGCCGCCATCAACGATTTCGTCCGCGATGCCCGTGGTGGCGGCTGCAGCGCGGGACAGCCACCGGACAACCTGGGTTTCCGTCTGGTCCGGGGCATCCCTTGATTCCCCTCAAGTTTCGCCGCTGCGATTGAACGGTATGCTGCGGCGAACCGAAGGGAATCATTGCCGTGACCGCCAATCTCCCCCTCAATCGCGCCTGGCTGGCCAACCTGCCGCCGTTCGCCAACACCAGCCGCGAGGAACAGGACGATATCCTGCGCGAAGCCAGCGTGCTGCGCCTGCACGGCGGCGCCACGGTATTCGAGCAGGGCACCCCGGCAGACGCCTTCTACCTGCTGGTCCACGGCCGGCTGAAGGCGACCCAGCTCACCGGCGACGGCCAGCGCGTACTGGTGCGGGTGGTCAATCCGGGGGATCTGTTCGGCTTCGTCCGCGCCCTGGGCCGGCGGGACTACCCGGCCACCGCCAGCGTCACCCTGGACAGCCTGGCGCTGGCCTGGCCGACCCGCCAGTGGGAGCCCCTGCTGGCGCGCCACCCCGGCTTCGCCCTGAACACCGTGCAAGCCATCGGCGAGCGCCTGCAGGAGGCCCATGTGCGCTTCTGCGAGCTGGCCACCGAGGAGGTCGAGCGGCGCGTCGCCCACACCGTGCTGCGCCTGATCCAGCACACCGGTTTTCCCGAGGCGGACGGCATCCGCATCGACTTCCCGGTCACCCGCCAGGACATCGCCGAGATGACCGGGACCACCCTGCACACCGTCTCGCGCATCCTGAGTGCCTGGGAGGACCGCGGCCTGGTTCGCGGCGGACGGCAGAAGCTGCTGGTACGCAATCCACAGCGGCTGATGCAGATTGCCGGCGGCGACGAGCGGGAAATCGCCCACGAGGGTGCTTGACTGCAATCAAGGAGCCTTGAGCCCCTGCGTCCCTAGACTGGCCGCAACCGCCACGATGATGGCAACCGCCGTGCCCACTCCACCCGAGGCCCGCCATGACCGACAAGCTTACCGAACGCACTTTGAGCGACCTGGCTTTCAGCCTGCCCGGCAGCACCGCGCTGTTCCACGACTACAAGCTGGATTTCTGCTGCGCCGGCCAGCGCAGCCTGGGCGAGGCGGCCAGCGAGTTGGGCCTCGACGCCCGGCGCATCGCCGAAGCACTGCAGGCGATGCCGCCGGCAGACGATCAAGTCGACTGGCGGCACAGCAGCAACGACCAGCTGATCGACCACATCCTGGAGCGCTACCACAGGGTCCACCGCGAGCAGTTGCCGGCCCTGATCCCGCTGGCCGAACGCGTCGAGAACACCCATGCCGCGCATCCGCAATGCCCGACCGGGCTGACCGCGCACCTGAAGAAGATGCTGGAAGAACTGGAGTGGCACATGTGCAAGGAGGAAAGCGTGCTGTTCCCCTGGCTGCGCCAGGGGATTCCGCTGACCCACGTGCAGGGACCGATCGGCGTGATGCGTCATGAGCACGACGAGCATTCGCAGTCGCTGGCCGTACTGGCCGACCTGACCGGCGATCTCACCGTCCCCGCCGACGGCTGCAACAGCTGGCGCCGGCTCTACGCCGGGCTGGAAGAGCTGCGCCGCGACCTGATGCAGCACATCCACCTTGAGAACAACCTGCTGTTCCTCGGCGCCAACCACCCGGCCTGAGGAGCGGCCTCGGGCTGCCGGGAGTAAGACCAGTGACAGCTTGTCTCATCACGCTGCCGGGCAGCGACGCGCATACTGGGCGGATTGTCCCCGCCCAGGAGCGCTCCGCCATGCTCGCGCATCGCGTCCACCACCAGATTCTGTGCGGCCACCACCTGTTCAACGTGCTCAACGAAGAACAGCTGGAGCAGCTGCTCGCCACCAGCACGCTGCTCAACCTGGAGAAGGGCGACAAGCTGTTCCTCCA harbors:
- a CDS encoding LysR family transcriptional regulator is translated as MRMTLRQLQVFRAVCESRSYSRAAEEMALTQPAVSLQIRQLEELVGQPLFEYIGKKLYQTDAADALLRATTDIFQRLEVLDMNLSDLKGSLQGQLRLAVESSAKYITPHLFAAFHAQHPDVSLNLTVVNRAQAIKRLSDNRDDLVIMSLVPQDMALEFLPFLNNPIIAVAPPDHPLCNAAKLSLKDLEPYPLLVREPGSGTRKACEEHFQQKRAHFPQTLEFASLEGSREGVLAGLGLALLPRHAVSRELHSGLLRELPVEELPLYRSWCLVHARGKRLSPVAQAFVTFIREERALISQLAERFAGPPAQK
- a CDS encoding SUMF1/EgtB/PvdO family nonheme iron enzyme; its protein translation is MRKTTLIGVPIALLIAATTLLLRPQYDAELAPETVKLVPRAFDFRPAGDYWLEKRAVDAPSQREHLAPRFEVMKYQVSQAEYARCVADGDCLTLDSNSGNAANADLPQTGASLLDAQLYADWLSKRTGQDWRLPTDREWAFFAGARWADDALRIEDDDGSNPARRWLARYRLEAESRTSASAVPQARGSHGLNEFGVADLGGNVWEWTQSCHQRVNLDAQGALTDRAEYCSIRIAEGRHRAAINDFVRDARGGGCSAGQPPDNLGFRLVRGIP
- a CDS encoding outer membrane assembly lipoprotein YfiO — translated: MRLHGLTLLALTIGCLGVQEARASSDDSCYPSWNLKRDTLDVCNSLPFLSPGNDSRINLQLLLADSGQANIPDRPLSDDEQQLGYGKVPFPMARWLEDGSSTDGEGPANATRASAPLADLVARIGLPADSLAQSADSFASGEGSRCRSNNASTAQDFLSQLLLVEGLSAEERQSLARGRLTLLGACQWDDTRLTVILPGDLKSAPGKAFATYLKGAAEFYSGRFGEALKAFRALQDSDLSWVQETARYMVARSQLNEAQQNAFDDMGYPDLRKVDKNVLKSAEASLGDYLERYPQGQYSASAKGLLRRIYWLMSDEGRLAGEYAELFARRDAEGDLGPLIQEVDNKLLVTAHPADVSDPRLLAVLDLMQMRHHEPNESRALDSAALAGQKELFAKQPGLHDYLTAAYQLYVEEKPAEALKNLPEDIPEKLDYLAFSQQTLRGFALEAGNDWLGAEKLWLRLLPLARQPLQHDQIELALAFNYERSDRLVKVFAEGSPVQTPIIREILLRHVASPELLRQQARSTSASIEERDTALFALLYKDLLHGQYPAFINDLALLPAEPTSKPLGASIGYLYGSMPLTLFQWPGGKNDTGYECPAIADVARDLQQSPQPPKALNCLGEFILRNNLDSFPLDNPPSERELGGSESLFAGTAYSRMDGYLKVIADKQAPEDDRAYALFRAINCFAPSGFNGCGSQDIAPSQRKQWFRALKSQHAATPWAKALKYYW
- a CDS encoding PA3496 family putative envelope integrity protein gives rise to the protein MPRHIDDTQLQLDAKTRRKIEDQRRMQFRRAIEDRMEAQRLAVETSDYPDLIAAAYLTSARAGRRSVRPAG
- the hexR gene encoding transcriptional regulator HexR; the protein is MNLLQHIAQSRHLLRKSELKVADHVMQDPASVMHSSMADLAHGVGVSEPTIVRFCRAIGCSGFQDLKLKLAQSLAAGASFGQFSINETDSVADFSLKIFDTTLHSLMEVREHLDTHALERAIAAIAHAQRVEFYGFGASGAVAADAQHKFFRLLLSAAAYSDPHMQAMSAVTLKPSDVAICISQSGRSKDLLVTANLVREAGATLITLCPSQTPLADLATVNLAVDVHEDTDIYTPLTSRIAHLVVIDVLAMGVAMARGPDLVNHLKSVKRSLRSLRLSPKVVKSHEERPEEAS
- the yegQ gene encoding tRNA 5-hydroxyuridine modification protein YegQ, yielding MSHTPFSPELLCPAGSLKNLRHAFAYGADAVYAGQPRYSLRVRNNEFDHANLATGINEAHALGKRLYVVVNIAPHNAKLKTFLQDVESVITLGPDALIMSDPGLIMLVRQNFPEVDIHLSVQANAVNWASVEFWRQQGLKRVILSRELSLEEIGEIRERVPSMELEVFVHGALCMAYSGRCLLSGYINRRDPNQGTCTNACRWEYKTHAAHEDELGHAVRNVEPTLGIGAPSREIVLLEEGNRPGELMEAFEDEHGTYIMNSKDLRAIQHVQRLTQMGVHSLKIEGRTKSHYYVARTAQAYRKAIDDAVAGRAFDLGLMDTLESLAHRGYTEGFLRRHVHDEYQNYQYGHSLSERQQFVGEFTGERRHGLAEVRVKNRFEVGDSVELMTPAGNRTFRLQALENNRGESISVAPGDGHVVYLPVPEGLDLQYALLMRNLNGGNTRDAREPAAAEGCGNDCGKCGCGGS
- the nirK gene encoding copper-containing nitrite reductase; its protein translation is MGPAADLSTLEHVQIELVAPPFVHAHEQRATGKPRVVQFRMVIEEKKLVIDDDGTEIHAMTFNGSVPGPLMVVHQDDYLELTLVNPASNTLTHNIDFHASTGALGGGALTIIQPGEEVKLRFKATRPGVFVYHCAPGGAMIPWHVVSGMNGAIMVLPRDGLRDRNGKPLKYDKVFYIGEQDFYVPRDKDGNFKRYAKPMDGYNDMQEVMKGLVPSHIVFNGKVGALTGKNALTANVGETLLLVHSQANRDTRPHLIGGHGDHVWATGKFNNPPEQDLETWLIPGGAAGASLYTFLQPGLYTYLNHNLIEAVLLGAAAHIQVEGKWNADLMSQIEPPTAIK
- a CDS encoding DUF3142 domain-containing protein, producing the protein MLRTVAVALALLLGSAGAVAGEVDAADHDAFWLWSGVAAQPVLAQARTLYVLQGQVSAPRYKNGNARLIAQGIAIPRLSQGEVWVVYRAHTLRWHEDIYRTLLAQLRRWRAAGNPVVGVQIDFDARTRYLGEYVDFLQDLRKRLPADCRLSITGLMDWGSNGAPETINRLAGVVDEVVVQTYQGRHTIPNYQAYLPRVARLQLPFRIGLAQYGEWQAPDYLARSPWFRGYVVFLQNP
- the zwf gene encoding glucose-6-phosphate dehydrogenase; translated protein: MNTPASLSLPSSCDILVFGGSGDLALHKLLPALYHLHRENRLPADTRIFALARSNRDTASYLALAERNCRAQVARNDFSAEAWRSFAQRLEYLAMDASQSADFGRLAKALKRSEGRVLVHYLATAPSLFAPIAQNLKVAGLAGPLARIVLEKPLGHSLDSALAINQAIGEVFDESRVFRIDHYLGKETVQNLMALRFANTLFEPVWRNGHIDHVQITVNETLGVENRGGYYDHAGAMRDMVQNHLLQLLCLVTMEAPVRFDAEAVRNEKVKILQALRPISGQDVQDKTVRGQYTAGYIGGQEVPAYWFEKNIDNDSDTETFVAVQAEIDNWRWSGVPFYLRTGKRMAKKCSEIVIQFKPAPNGLIGSTASTANRLWIRLQPEERISVQLMAKAPGKGMQLEPVELDLNLAEAFSRNKRRWDAYERLLLDVIEGDSTLFMRRDEVEAAWSWVDPILAGWHEHYQSPRPYPAGSNGPEQAQTLLELQGRKWLE